TAGATGTATTCTGCGCCGATGGGCACGTCGGCCCCCACGGCTCCGGCGAATCCGACTACGTTGATCATGATCCCGCAGATGTATGCTGTATATCCGCGCCAGGAGATGCCCCAGTGTCCGTAGTAGGGCCCGTTCTTGTCGGCGCTGTACAGGGCTGGTAGGTCTAGGTAGCCTTTGCGGACTAGGTAGTAGTCGCTGACCATgacgccggcgatggaggagaggaagacggagTAGGAGGAGAGGTATACGGTGAACTTATTGGACGAGGCGACCAGCGTCCACTGTCGTTGTCAATATTATTCAAAATGAGGGCAGGAGGGTTCTTACCGGACACATGGCAAGGCCGACTGCTGCACAGACATATGCTCCACGACGAATATTGCAGAATCGAGGGAGTAGTGCAGAGAGATTAGTTCCAGCGGACACCGAATTCGCTGCGATATTCGTTCCCAGCTGTGCAAGGGCAAACCCAGCAGCAATAACGAAGATACCGAATCGTTCCGCGGAGCTGGCGTCTTCTAGGAACATTTCCATCAGGATGAGAGGGTTCCATACTGCCTTGCCGAAGATCACACTGGATGACGAGGTGACCACGATTCCAATAAACGAAGTTACTGCGAATCCAACAGGGATCGTGACGATCTGCGACCAGGTAGCGTCTTTCGGATGTCGCGCATACCGACTGAAGTCGGGATTGTTAATGATCAGGGCTGCGAAGTTTGCAATGCAGTTCATGATGCTCTTCACGACTGCCCAGGCGAGCTGGCTTCCATGAGCTGTATTGGGCTGGTCGATGATAGGGCCCATGCCGTGCGCCCGGACGATTGCCCACGCGAAGAATGCAATGCCGCATGCTGGAGAGAAGTATGCCTTGACGGTGAAGAGATGTCGGATCTTGTAGATGGGGAACCATAGGGCAGGCAGGGAGCCCAGCCAGaacaggaagaagctggtgaaCTCCATGGTCGTCACGCCTGAGCTGgcggggatgttgttggggaTGTTCTTATAGCTGGGCCAGATTGCTTCGATCATCAAGGTGACGCATTGACCTGACTTCGTTAGTGTTGGTCATATGGTTGAACAGGGACTACGCACCACCGAGGTATGTCTGTCTCAAACTGTCAGAAATATCGTTGAAATTGGGTGGTGGGAGCATACCTGAACACCGTACCAGATCACGGCCATCGCCGCCCGATTCAAGACAGGCCAAAAGGATCCCCAAACCCCAAAGGAGGCCCTGTTAGCCACTGCAAAAGGTACATGGTAAATAGTTGCAACGCGGCCCATGGCAACGACAAAGACCGCCGCAATACCGTAGCCAAACCACACGCAGAGCCAGGACTGCCACCACGACAGACCGTCCACTATCATGGCCGACGAGATCATCCATGTATTCTGCCGCAGCTGTTATGAAAGAGTCCAGAGTATTCCAGTAAAATATCTCACGCACCACGTTGAATGAATCGGCAATCCAGAAAGCCACGAAGTTAAGCCATTTCCACTGTCGCCTCTCCCGTTCCACTAAGTGACATGGATTAGTATCTCGCAGGAAGTCTTACAAGAGTGTGTTACCTGGTTTCAAGTCATCATTCGTTAGCATCAGCTCCGCTGTGGTCAAACCAGGCTCTGTAGGCACCTGGAGGGCCTGGAACATTCGCCTGAATAAGCCCATTGTGCCGTTGATATGTAGTATAAATTGAAATAAGCTTAAGCAATCAGTCCCGTCCAGCGGACTATACCTTTATATGCTAGTTTTAAGGTTCAACCCCGCGCACACGGGAAGTCAGTTCAAGTTCCAGCGTGTCTGCGCATGGGCCAGCAGATATCTTGTTCGCCGAGATCGGCAGTAGGGGCTACCCCAAGCCAGCATTCACCGGGGATCAGCTTGATCAGCCTGACCGGCTTACAGGGAGTGCGGGGTACGTCTTCACACTACTAGTGACTCCATGGGGACAGCGAGGCGGCAAGTACCAGCAAGGGATGTGAAGCCTGAGTGAAGTAGCACCGATGCCGACGAATGGCCGTGCACACGACCTATTCCAAGCCAAGCCTTGCCCAGGTAAAAGCAGACCTTCATTGGATTCAATCCGATTGGAACAGACCTAATATAGCTGGTGAAAACTCCGATCCTTTTCCTGTTTACAGGGGCATTGCCTGATTAGGAACCCCGGCCGTCAGCTAGTCACTCCAGACGCAGTGAACAGTCGCTCGAATTAGCTGGTCCTCGGGATTGAAAGCCAGAAATCACCGTAATTTCAGCATTTGGGCACTGAGATTTATACCGAATAAGGGCTGCCTTGCTAATTTTTCCTGAGGGTGGTTCTGCGTCCccaacggcggcggcaaAGCACACCACGAGGGAGAAACCGCCAGCTGTGGTCCAATTCGTTGTTACTTGCTTAGTGACCTCCTCAAGCTGCTCCGTCCTCCCAAGgagcgaaaaaaaaaaaaaaaaaaaaaaccatgGGAAGGTTAAAATGGGGTGGACATCCATTGGCCTCTGTACGCGAGCGGAGTCTGCCTCTCTGTGAACAGATATCAAGCACCTACATGAGATCCGAATATACGTTTTGCCCTGAGGCCACCTTCCAATTGACTTCCAAGCCTCTCGTTCTGCCTGGGCCTGATACATGTGGCCTTATTGTGTGCCTCGCACCAAAGCTCGCATCAAGGAGTTGGTCGACCAGGGCAGACAACGGCCCAGATATTCGGACAAGTCGAGATAGGACCCTTAACAGGAGTGCCCAGAGGTGAGGACCACGAGAATAATTTACTGCGATACTCTCCTTTGTTAGCACGCGGATACGGTTTACTTTCCATGACATTCATTCGTTTGCCCTACACCTCACTATCACTATCCCTGCCCATAGATATAATGTATTGCGACTGGACGACTGCTGAGGCCGAATGCAGCGGAAGGGCAGCCGACTTGCACCCAGGTGCAGGGATATCCAGggcaggatatccagggcAGGGATATTGGTGTTTTGCCGAGATTAAGGGAGTACGCCGGATTAATAGGCTGATTGCGCCTCCTGGTTGTTCTTGGCAGGCTGAGTCGAGGGAGTCTGGGCCGGCCTCGTGTCGCTATGCTGAATAGAGCCACGCCACGGCGTTCCCAATCGGGCCCTCCGCAACAAGCTTGTCATTTAGCTCAACATCCCGGTCATTTAGCCGTGAACACCGCGTGCTTTCAACCGGTGCGCCAGTACAAATATCTGTTCATGCGGCTGCTGGGGGCCCTGGTATTACCTCCCCACGCGACATTCCATTGTTGGCTGTGACAGCAGTTACTCGGCAGGCTTTAGAGACATCTTActctggttctgggcatTCTATTGGTCAATATGGGCTCCGACACGTTCGAGCTTGCGGGGAGGCAGTTTCCGCGGGTGACCTGGTGGAAGAATCCAGGCATGCGAAAGACCTATATCTGCCTCATGTTTGTTGTCTTGACCTCGGTATGTTTCGTTGGTGATCCATGCACCTTATGCTTCTTTCTGACACAAGACGATTGACCAGGCTACAAATGGATACGACGGCTCAATGATGAACGGCTTGCAGACCTTGAAACCGTGGCAAGAGTACTTCAATCACCCCAGCGGATCGCTTCTGGGAATCCTGAACGCCATCATGTCCCTGGGGTCCATTGCAGCCCTTCCCGTTGTACCGTATGCTGCTGATCTACTGGGTCGTCGGATGGGAATATTGATTGGATGCGCGGTTATGTAGGTGGATTCTTTCTGCCAGACACTGGTcttgctgttggtgctgacATGCAATAGGCTCCTAGGAGTTGTCCTGGGGAGCATCAGTATCAACTTCGGAATGCTTCTAGCAAGTCGCTTCTTTATCGGGTTCGGCGTCGCCATCGCCCATGGGGCGTCTCCTTTGTTGGTTACAGAGCTGGTCCACACTCAGCACCGTGCGGTGTTCACTACCATTTACAACAGTATGTCCTTCTCGCTTCCGTTAACGCAGCAGCCTGGCTGACCTGGCTAGCAACGTGGTACCTGGGTGCCATTGTCGCCGCATGGCTCACCTTTGGCACGAATAACATCCAAAACAACTGGTCGTGGAGAACGCCGACCATTGTGCAGGCTGCGCCCTCTGTGCTACAGGTATTCTTCGTCTGGTTCGTCCCAGAGTCTCCGCGCTTCCTTATGTACAAGGGGAAACCCGAGGCGGCCCTCAAGGTCCTGGCTGACTGCCACGCAAACGGCGACCAACACGACGAGGTGATTCAACTGCAAATGCAGGAGATCCAGGAGACACTTCGGCTAGAGAAAGAGTTTGAGAGCAATTCCTGGCTGGAGCTGTTCCGAACCAAGGGCAATCGCCATCGCATGATTATTTTAATCTCCGCCGGCTTCTTCTCGCAGTGGTCTGGCAACGGGCTGGTCTCGTACTATATCGTCAAGATCCTGACGAACATTGGCTACACCGACCCGGTCGAGCAGAACTTGATCAACGGCTGCCTCCAGATCATGAATTTCATTGTCGCCTTTGCAATGTGTTTCTTCGTGGAGAAGATCGGGCGGCGCAAGCTCTTCCTGATCTCGACCGCTGGCATGCTGGTGGCGTTTATTGTGTGGACGATCTGCTCTGCTCGATACGACACGCAGCACAACACGGCGGCCGCAAACGCCGTCATCGCTATGATCTACCTCTACTATCTCTTCTACAACATTGCCTGGTCCGGCCTGCTCGTTAGTTACACGGTGGAGATCTTGCCCTACACTCTTCGCGCCAAGGGCATGACTGTGATGTGGTTCTGCATTGACGCTGCTCGTAAGCTTCTCCTACCTTTTTCGTTCTAACTATAACTAACTCTTCTTCACAGTGGCCTTTAACCAATACGTCAATCCTGTTGCAATCGACAGCCTCGGCTGGAAATACTATATCTTCTACTGTGTATGGCTTGGTGTGGAGCTCACCGTCGTATGGTTCTACTACATCGAGACGCGCAACACCCCGCTCGAGGAGATTGCGAAGTATTTCGACGGCGACAATGCAATGGTTGGGGGTGCAGCAGGCACGGAGAAAGCACGGGAGCTATCTTCCGCGATCCACGTTGAGGAGACTGTCGTGGAGACCAACGTACAGAAAGCATGACGCCCTACCATTTGTCTGTAGCGAGGTGTCTAGTGTGGTTCTCCTCTTCAAATATCAATCCTTTTCAAAGAATCTATCGGCCTTGCTTGGTTGGTTGCTATGTTAGCTATGTAGAACGAATTGTTCATACGAATTCAGATTCGCTGTAGCTGGAAGGTTGTAGATGGTTGTACACAACCAGTGGAATAAGAGGCTTGAACTAGTAACCGAATCAGACTTACGctttagtattttaattctCAAAATATAAGTCCCATAATTCCCCCAAATAGCCCTTAATTGATCATCATTTCAGCATAAGATAAGGCATAAATAGATCGGTTTCCATTTTGCCGCTACCCTCCCGATAAAGGCGGCATTCTCGGCACTGCGCAGGTATATACATAGTAATCACCAAAGctccaacaccatcaagtcGAACAATCAATATGACCCCATTGGTTGCGGGTCGCCTCGTACCAGGTAGAAGAAACCATGCCATCACTGCAGCCAACAAAAGAAGTAAAGTCCCATCCAAGGTATCCATCATCTACATCACCACACCAGGTATTCGAAGCGGAAGCACATTCGCCAAAGCGCTTCATGTTGTCCCAGAGACCGCCGCAGATTCCGGGGATATCGGGCACTTTATCGGATGACCGAACCTGGTACCGGACAACGGGGCCTGAAACGGTATTTTTATTGCATCCATGGGCTGCggatgctggggttgtgaGAGCGGCGGTCATGATGACTACTAGGCtggtggagatggggagCTTCATTTCTGAAGGTGATAATGATTGTTAGTATCTCTGGTATGCACAGGTAGGAAGCAATATGGGACAGGACAACCTACTTGCTGTATGTAGTTGGATGGAAACACTCTTGCAAGGGAAAGTTGTCGGCGTGCTGTGTCAGCTGGAGAGGCTTGATGAAGTAAAGAGACTGGTGAATGGGTTTATCGAGGAATCAACAGCACCGGAAGCAGGACTACTTATATAGAATTCTTTGAAAGGCAAATAGGTCATTGCAGACTCAGTACTGCTAGGAGAGAGCAAGTCGCCAACCCTTGGCGTATACAACTCGAAAAACACAGCTAGCAAAGAAAAGTATGGGATCTACATGCCAAGCTCAAGTTCTTCACTCAGCCTCCTTCCCCTTGGGGCGAGATGTACATCAATTCTTGGCATGTGTCATTAGGAACGGACGGTAAGTAGCGAAAAGCAAGGGACCAACATGCAAAGCTCGTGTTACAATGCTCAGCCTATCTCACCTTGGGGCCAATTTTCGGGGCGGCCTTTGGGGCGGATTTTGTGAGGGACTTGGCTGAAGATCTGGCTGAATATCTGGGGTCAATGCGCCAGTCTGATGTACTCTGTATTGTTGCATGGAACGAACCCTTCGCGACCTCAAGCCCACGTGTGCTTGAGAGAGGTTGCGTATGGACTCTAATACCAGGCTGTGTCTGTTGGCAAGGGGAATGGAAAATGCCTCAGTATAGTCTGAGCGAGGACACTGCCTTGGCCAAGGTCTTGGAGTTTCTTTCCAGACAGCCATTGCATCTCGAGCTGTGTGCTGGTAGCCTTTCCATGAGCTCTATGGCGATTGCAAGTACATAAATAGGGGTCCTTGGACCTCTCAAACATTCACTTCCACAGACATAGAATTTCCTCTCGCCGGGTTCTGTATCTATATTCTTACCGAACAGTTTCCTACTGCCTTTCTGCCAAACCACTTTACACTTCTATCACCAACTTCCATCTACCGAGTATGTTGATTCTACATCTGCTGACAATAACCTATGGTCTGCATTCAGAGCGCTAATATGTGAAAAGCTCTAGAATGAAGGGCTTCGTTGGAACCAGCCTCCTGGCACTTGCCGCCTTTTCAGCTTCAGCAAGTGCAGCCTCCAATTGCGAGTCCGAGAAGATCATGGCTTTTGTTTGGCGATACCACGTCAAATCGACCGACAGCGTACCTGATATTCCGGGAATCTGTGGCGGTCTCTGGGATAACCTGAAGCGCTTTGGTGAATGCGGCACGGCCTCGAATACTTGGTGTGGGGATGCTGGTGATGGAAAACTCGGATGGGACTTTAATGTGGCAAACAATTGCAATCCTGGCATGATCGAGTCTACATGGTATGAGGCAACTCGTAACGAATATGGTCCGGTTGACTGCGTTGAGCCGGAGTGATTCCATGAAGAATAGGGTGCTCGAGCAGAAGTCGAGAATAGGAATACGAGAACATTTCGATCACAAGGTAGAAGAGATGACGCGAAAGGAGGCGTGCCTGTTTCAAGATAGTTGATTTATAGAAATGGAGCTTTTCAGGAATACACCGGAGTTGGTCTCTTGATCGGCATCAACTACGAGGATTATGAACAGATGTGGGTCTGCTTCGCGTAGTCTAACTACAAGCGGTGCTTTGAGCAATCTAGAAACGTTACTATTGTCCTTGGTAATTGGGGGCTACATATGGCAATACAAGTAATGGGAATGCCGTAACACCCACAGCATCCCCTGTGGCTTTCCCAGAATCATGGAAGAGGCCAAGTGCCGGGTTGTCCTACACCAAGCTGGGTAATAACCCCCCTACTTCACGGGGCGCCTACAGATCTTTAGGCATATTAGCCTGACCTTTTCAAGAATAACTTAGCCAATCATATTTGCACAGGGCTTAAACTCCTGAACATTGCTGGAAAGCTTGCACTAATACGAAAGGGCCTATATATCCAGGTGAATCATCGCGTATACGATAATACCTTGTATTTATGTCACTAGTCTATCTTTTGTATGAAAGCCCTAGAATGTAAACACATTTACAGTCTCGCCATGCCTCAGGTCGAGcagccaggaacagaaaaCAAATCAATAGACAGGAAGAGCCTAAAAACAGCATAACCAGTCATGTTCTAGGTTTCCCGCAATAACATCCGGACCCCTATCTGTCACCAGTGTACTTTCCTTGGTAGCGGCGCTCAATCTTCACAAGGCTATCCTTCGTGCACTCGCCCTCACTGGTCGTCTTAATGGTGCCACTGCAGGTGCCGTCCTGGCCAGAGGCAATGCCAATGAAGGTCAGGTCGTTGTCCGCCTCGCCCTTGGTCTCCGATCCATCAGGGGCGTACACGCTGCATGCACCGGGCATGCCGCTGAAGGACGACCCGCAGCTGAAGTCGTAGGTTCCCTCCCAGCAGTCCGAGGTAATGTGGAGATGGTTGGTGTCGCGCGTGCAGGGGGAGTAGCCGATGGGGTTTGcgctgttgaagaggatgttGTTATCGTTGTCGAAGAGGGTGAAGCCAGAGGTGGAACCGCTGCCGGAGTCTTGGATTCCAATGAAGTTGGACGCGGTGTACAGGAACTTGATGTTGTTCTCGCCGGCTATGGCGGTCGAGGCCATGGCGAGTGCGAGGAGAGACTTGATGAACATTTTggcttgttttgttttggtctggggggaggagatgggatGAGATAGGAGAATGAGCTGGTTGTTGTTCAACTTGAAGAGGTCGGAGAGCAATGGAGTTTTTATATCTCAATTCTTCGCATCGATTCTGCCTTGTACTCGGGGCTACATAACCAAGCCGATCTCCTCGGGCTGTACCTGTTGCCCTGGTCGAAGCGATATCTAGATAGGAAGGTCACCCTTCTGCTGTACTCCGGGTCGTCCTTGTGGAGCAACATCTATCAATCGGATTGCTGAAGAACTGCAGATCGGCTT
This sequence is a window from Aspergillus puulaauensis MK2 DNA, chromosome 6, nearly complete sequence. Protein-coding genes within it:
- a CDS encoding hexose transporter protein (COG:E;~EggNog:ENOG410PJ7Z;~InterPro:IPR005828,IPR003663,IPR036259,IPR020846;~PFAM:PF00083,PF07690;~TransMembrane:12 (i28-46o66-87i99-122o128-149i156-177o192-209i278-301o317-338i345-367o379-403i415-432o444-464i);~go_component: GO:0016020 - membrane [Evidence IEA];~go_component: GO:0016021 - integral component of membrane [Evidence IEA];~go_function: GO:0022857 - transmembrane transporter activity [Evidence IEA];~go_process: GO:0055085 - transmembrane transport [Evidence IEA]), with the translated sequence MGSDTFELAGRQFPRVTWWKNPGMRKTYICLMFVVLTSATNGYDGSMMNGLQTLKPWQEYFNHPSGSLLGILNAIMSLGSIAALPVVPYAADLLGRRMGILIGCAVMLLGVVLGSISINFGMLLASRFFIGFGVAIAHGASPLLVTELVHTQHRAVFTTIYNTTWYLGAIVAAWLTFGTNNIQNNWSWRTPTIVQAAPSVLQVFFVWFVPESPRFLMYKGKPEAALKVLADCHANGDQHDEVIQLQMQEIQETLRLEKEFESNSWLELFRTKGNRHRMIILISAGFFSQWSGNGLVSYYIVKILTNIGYTDPVEQNLINGCLQIMNFIVAFAMCFFVEKIGRRKLFLISTAGMLVAFIVWTICSARYDTQHNTAAANAVIAMIYLYYLFYNIAWSGLLVSYTVEILPYTLRAKGMTVMWFCIDAALAFNQYVNPVAIDSLGWKYYIFYCVWLGVELTVVWFYYIETRNTPLEEIAKYFDGDNAMVGGAAGTEKARELSSAIHVEETVVETNVQKA
- a CDS encoding uncharacterized protein (COG:S;~EggNog:ENOG410PX3F;~SECRETED:SignalP(1-17)), translating into MFIKSLLALAMASTAIAGENNIKFLYTASNFIGIQDSGSGSTSGFTLFDNDNNILFNSANPIGYSPCTRDTNHLHITSDCWEGTYDFSCGSSFSGMPGACSVYAPDGSETKGEADNDLTFIGIASGQDGTCSGTIKTTSEGECTKDSLVKIERRYQGKYTGDR
- a CDS encoding nucleobase cation symporter-1 family protein (COG:F,H;~EggNog:ENOG410PHPC;~InterPro:IPR001248,IPR012681,IPR038271;~PFAM:PF02133;~TransMembrane:12 (i41-58o78-104i116-138o176-194i201-221o241-261i282-310o330-350i371-389o395-420i450-472o478-498i);~go_component: GO:0016020 - membrane [Evidence IEA];~go_function: GO:0022857 - transmembrane transporter activity [Evidence IEA];~go_process: GO:0055085 - transmembrane transport [Evidence IEA]), translating into MGLFRRMFQALQVPTEPGLTTAELMLTNDDLKPVERERRQWKWLNFVAFWIADSFNVLRQNTWMISSAMIVDGLSWWQSWLCVWFGYGIAAVFVVAMGRVATIYHVPFAVANRASFGVWGSFWPVLNRAAMAVIWYGVQTYLGGQCVTLMIEAIWPSYKNIPNNIPASSGVTTMEFTSFFLFWLGSLPALWFPIYKIRHLFTVKAYFSPACGIAFFAWAIVRAHGMGPIIDQPNTAHGSQLAWAVVKSIMNCIANFAALIINNPDFSRYARHPKDATWSQIVTIPVGFAVTSFIGIVVTSSSSVIFGKAVWNPLILMEMFLEDASSAERFGIFVIAAGFALAQLGTNIAANSVSAGTNLSALLPRFCNIRRGAYVCAAVGLAMCPWTLVASSNKFTVYLSSYSVFLSSIAGVMVSDYYLVRKGYLDLPALYSADKNGPYYGHWGISWRGYTAYICGIMINVVGFAGAVGADVPIGAEYIYNINYFSGFIVAAAIYWALARSFPVPAMSEVWNEIPYTGGSMHVTEGKDVAEAEEVEEAEKQV
- a CDS encoding uncharacterized protein (COG:S;~EggNog:ENOG410PZ7N), with product MTAALTTPASAAHGCNKNTVSGPVVRYQVRSSDKVPDIPGICGGLWDNMKRFGECASASNTWCGDVDDGYLGWDFTSFVGCSDGMVSSTWYEATRNQWGHIDCST
- a CDS encoding uncharacterized protein (COG:S;~EggNog:ENOG410PZ7N;~SECRETED:SignalP(1-21)), producing MKGFVGTSLLALAAFSASASAASNCESEKIMAFVWRYHVKSTDSVPDIPGICGGLWDNLKRFGECGTASNTWCGDAGDGKLGWDFNVANNCNPGMIESTWYEATRNEYGPVDCVEPE